A region from the Polaribacter sp. Hel1_33_78 genome encodes:
- the prfA gene encoding peptide chain release factor 1 has protein sequence MLDKLRIVKQRYDEVSDLIIQPEIIMDQKRYAQLMKEYKDLGSVVTKGDEYQTLINNIEEAKEIISDGSDAEMTEMAKMEIDEANTRIPELEDEIKFLLIPKDPEDSKNAVVELRAGTGGDEASIFAGDLFRMYSKYCESKGWKVSTVDYSEGTNGGFKEIQFEVTGADVYGTLKFEAGVHRVQRVPQTETQGRVHTSAATCMVFPEAEEFDVEINPKDVRIDFFCSSGPGGQSVNTTYSAVRLTHIPSGLVAQCQDQKSQHKNKEKAFKVLRSRLYDMELAKKNAEDALKRGSMVSSGDRSAKIRTYNYAQGRVTDHRIGLSLYDLPNILNGDIQKIIDELMLAENTQKLKGLADGI, from the coding sequence ATGTTAGATAAATTAAGAATTGTTAAGCAACGTTATGATGAGGTTTCTGATTTAATTATTCAGCCAGAAATCATTATGGATCAAAAGCGTTATGCACAATTAATGAAAGAATATAAAGATTTAGGGAGTGTTGTTACAAAAGGTGATGAGTATCAAACTTTAATAAATAATATAGAAGAGGCAAAAGAAATTATTTCTGATGGTTCTGATGCAGAGATGACGGAAATGGCGAAGATGGAAATTGATGAAGCCAATACTAGAATTCCTGAACTAGAAGATGAAATAAAGTTCTTATTAATTCCAAAAGATCCTGAAGATTCTAAGAATGCTGTTGTTGAATTACGAGCAGGAACGGGAGGAGATGAAGCAAGTATTTTTGCTGGAGATTTATTTAGGATGTATTCTAAATATTGTGAAAGTAAAGGTTGGAAAGTTTCCACTGTAGATTATTCTGAAGGTACAAATGGTGGGTTTAAAGAAATTCAATTTGAAGTAACTGGAGCAGATGTTTATGGAACTTTAAAGTTTGAAGCTGGTGTGCATCGTGTGCAAAGAGTTCCGCAAACAGAAACTCAAGGGCGTGTTCATACATCTGCGGCTACTTGTATGGTTTTTCCTGAAGCAGAAGAGTTTGATGTGGAAATCAATCCAAAAGATGTAAGAATCGATTTTTTCTGTTCTTCTGGTCCTGGAGGTCAGTCTGTAAATACTACATACTCTGCAGTTCGTTTAACCCATATTCCTTCCGGTTTAGTTGCGCAATGTCAAGATCAAAAGTCTCAACATAAAAACAAAGAGAAAGCATTTAAAGTATTACGTTCTCGTTTATATGATATGGAATTAGCGAAGAAGAATGCGGAAGATGCCTTAAAGCGTGGTTCTATGGTTTCTTCTGGGGATAGAAGTGCAAAAATTAGAACCTATAATTATGCACAAGGAAGAGTTACAGATCATAGAATTGGTTTATCACTTTATGATTTACCGAATATTTTAAACGGTGATATTCAGAAAATAATAGATGAATTGATGTTGGCTGAAAACACTCAAAAATTAAAAGGATTAGCAGACGGAATATAG
- a CDS encoding carboxypeptidase regulatory-like domain-containing protein, protein MKKVIKIISISLITLFLTNCGEEETIGLIEYGNLTGKVVQKEGFVPIENVKIILSPSNNTVFTDAEGNFIFEGIEAQEYSVQAAKEEYLDKYEGVIVSAEVEVNIIFEMDISTALNKSPTKPELIIPNDGAIDLLNEVELSWESTDPDEDELTYTLEIRNDFNSDVIKITNIKDKSYTLFDLKYGVKYFWSIEVTDNINTEVISSIRSFTIKDDPANRYFYVKNEGGNSIIYSSSFNDVNNEVSNTVQLTSSSLNSWRPRRNNVTNLIAFLRTDSNEAHIYTMKTNGDDITKVTSAIPLAGFNLNEMDFSWSPDGSKLLYSSFDKLYAINKDGSGLQIIYETIDGSLITECDWSSSGLRIALKTNNSNGYNGSILVIDLNGNILNTVVSEVQAALGGLNFSASGSKLLFTRDVSNYQATDYRQLDTRMFIYNFTDMTFIDISDDEKESGTNDLDPRFSPNEANVIFVNTSNDGISQKNIMTTNLSGNIQKQLLFADATMPDWE, encoded by the coding sequence ATGAAAAAAGTAATTAAAATAATAAGTATATCGCTAATAACTCTCTTTCTTACTAATTGTGGGGAAGAAGAAACTATTGGTTTAATAGAATATGGTAATTTAACAGGTAAAGTTGTTCAAAAAGAGGGTTTTGTTCCCATAGAAAATGTAAAAATAATACTTTCACCTTCAAATAATACGGTGTTTACTGATGCCGAAGGGAATTTTATATTTGAAGGAATCGAAGCACAAGAATATTCAGTGCAAGCAGCTAAAGAAGAATATTTAGATAAATATGAAGGAGTAATTGTGAGCGCAGAGGTAGAAGTAAATATTATTTTTGAAATGGATATTTCAACAGCTCTAAATAAATCACCCACAAAACCAGAACTCATAATTCCAAATGATGGTGCCATAGATTTACTCAACGAAGTTGAACTGTCTTGGGAATCAACGGACCCAGATGAAGATGAATTAACATATACTCTAGAAATTAGAAACGATTTTAATAGTGATGTAATCAAAATCACCAATATAAAGGATAAAAGTTATACTTTATTTGATTTAAAATATGGGGTAAAATATTTTTGGAGTATTGAAGTAACTGATAATATTAATACAGAAGTTATAAGTAGTATTAGATCGTTTACAATTAAAGATGATCCAGCGAATAGGTATTTTTATGTTAAAAATGAAGGAGGGAATAGTATAATTTATTCTTCGAGTTTTAACGACGTAAATAATGAAGTTTCAAATACAGTGCAATTAACAAGTTCTAGTTTAAATTCATGGAGACCTAGGCGGAATAATGTAACTAACTTAATCGCTTTTTTACGAACAGATAGTAATGAAGCACATATATATACAATGAAGACTAATGGAGATGATATTACAAAAGTAACATCTGCAATACCCTTAGCTGGTTTTAACTTAAATGAAATGGATTTTTCATGGTCTCCAGATGGAAGTAAATTATTATACTCTTCTTTCGATAAATTATATGCAATAAATAAAGACGGTAGTGGATTACAAATAATATATGAAACAATAGATGGCAGTTTAATAACTGAATGTGATTGGAGTAGTAGTGGATTAAGAATAGCTTTGAAAACAAACAATTCAAATGGATATAATGGTTCAATTTTAGTTATTGATTTGAACGGAAATATTTTAAATACTGTGGTTTCTGAAGTTCAAGCTGCTTTAGGAGGTTTAAATTTTTCAGCATCAGGCAGTAAATTATTGTTTACTAGAGATGTTTCAAATTATCAAGCAACTGATTACAGACAATTAGATACTAGGATGTTTATTTATAATTTTACAGATATGACTTTTATAGATATTTCTGATGACGAAAAAGAAAGTGGTACTAATGATTTAGACCCTCGTTTTTCGCCCAATGAAGCTAATGTTATTTTCGTAAATACATCCAACGATGGTATTTCTCAAAAGAATATTATGACAACAAATCTGTCAGGAAATATTCAAAAACAACTTTTATTTGCAGATGCTACAATGCCAGATTGGGAATAA
- a CDS encoding glycoside hydrolase family 31 protein: protein MIVNTELEQKGNLFPSEIVTYKKDVDTLYFTTKNNVVLQLTVVRDSVIRFRYATAGKFENDFSYGITKYASRGYNFLEVTEDKKNYIITTSKLICKVEKQSLQVSLYDAKDLKIINQDEIGFHWEESYEYGGDIVKMSKVCQKSESFYGLGDKPVDVNLKGKRFENWATDSYAFGKDTDPIYKTIPFYTSIQNDKSYGIFFDNTFKTHFDFAHERRNVTSFWAQGGEMNYYFIYGPKMEDVVINYTDLTGKPQHLPPLWALGFHQCKWSYYPESNVKEITTKFRDLKIPCDAIYLDIDYMEGFRCFTWDKKHFPDPKRMVKELEDDGFKTVVIIDPGIKIDLEYPVFKEALDKDYFCKRADGPYMKGKVWPGECYFPDFTKPEVRTWWEGLFQELIEDIGVKGVWNDMNEPAVMDVPNKSFPDDVRHDYDGNPCSHRKAHNIYGMQMARATYHGLKKYAYPKRPFVITRAAYSGTQRYTSTWMGDNVATWEHLAIANNQAQRMAMSGFSFAGSDIGGFAEQPQGELFARWIQLGIFHAFCRVHSSGDHGNQEPWVFGEEITDIVRKFIEIRYQLLPYLYTAFWKHITKGTPILKSLVLFDQEDHGTHYRSDEFVYGDKILVCPILEPNAKGRRMYVPRGKWYNFWTDELVEGGREMWVDADIDSVPFFIKEGAVIPKYPIQQYVGEKKMDDITLDVYYKNGKEKSELFDDAHDGYDYKKGRYSLRTFKLTGKKDEFILQQHKEGVFDAQYKKFNIVFHNLPFTITSIQIDNVEISLDNFKTGKNQSISIEKEFTELHLFGK, encoded by the coding sequence ATGATTGTTAATACAGAACTAGAACAAAAAGGGAATTTATTTCCTTCTGAAATTGTAACCTATAAGAAAGATGTAGACACATTATATTTTACAACAAAGAACAATGTTGTTTTGCAACTTACAGTGGTAAGAGACAGTGTTATTCGATTTAGATATGCTACTGCAGGTAAGTTTGAAAATGATTTTTCTTACGGAATTACAAAATATGCAAGTAGAGGATACAATTTCTTAGAAGTTACAGAAGACAAAAAAAACTATATAATAACCACTTCTAAACTTATTTGTAAAGTTGAAAAACAAAGTTTACAAGTAAGTCTATATGATGCCAAAGACTTAAAAATCATCAACCAAGATGAAATTGGTTTTCACTGGGAAGAGAGTTATGAATACGGAGGAGATATCGTAAAAATGAGCAAGGTTTGTCAAAAATCTGAAAGCTTTTATGGATTAGGCGATAAGCCTGTTGATGTCAATTTAAAGGGAAAACGTTTTGAAAACTGGGCAACAGATTCTTATGCTTTTGGTAAAGATACAGATCCTATTTACAAAACGATTCCATTTTACACATCTATTCAAAATGATAAATCTTATGGTATTTTCTTTGACAACACGTTTAAAACTCATTTCGATTTTGCACATGAAAGAAGAAATGTAACTAGTTTTTGGGCACAAGGTGGTGAAATGAACTACTACTTTATCTATGGTCCAAAAATGGAAGATGTTGTTATTAACTATACAGACTTAACAGGTAAACCTCAACATTTACCTCCATTATGGGCTTTAGGATTCCATCAATGTAAATGGAGTTACTATCCAGAAAGTAACGTTAAAGAGATAACAACAAAATTTAGAGACTTAAAAATACCATGCGATGCTATCTATTTAGATATAGATTATATGGAAGGTTTCCGCTGTTTCACTTGGGATAAAAAACATTTCCCAGACCCAAAAAGAATGGTGAAGGAATTAGAAGATGACGGTTTTAAAACTGTGGTTATTATAGACCCAGGAATTAAAATAGATTTGGAATACCCCGTATTTAAGGAAGCTTTAGATAAAGACTATTTCTGTAAACGTGCAGATGGTCCTTATATGAAAGGTAAAGTATGGCCTGGAGAATGTTATTTTCCGGACTTTACAAAACCAGAGGTAAGAACTTGGTGGGAAGGTTTATTTCAAGAATTGATTGAAGATATTGGCGTAAAGGGAGTTTGGAATGATATGAACGAACCTGCTGTAATGGACGTTCCTAACAAATCATTCCCCGATGATGTGCGTCATGATTATGATGGAAACCCTTGTTCGCACAGAAAAGCACACAATATTTACGGAATGCAAATGGCACGTGCAACTTATCATGGATTAAAGAAATACGCATATCCAAAACGTCCATTTGTAATTACAAGAGCTGCTTATTCTGGTACACAACGTTATACCTCTACTTGGATGGGAGATAACGTAGCAACATGGGAACATTTAGCCATTGCTAACAACCAAGCACAGAGAATGGCCATGTCTGGTTTCTCTTTTGCAGGAAGTGATATTGGTGGATTTGCGGAACAACCTCAAGGAGAATTATTTGCACGTTGGATTCAGTTAGGAATTTTCCATGCATTTTGCAGAGTTCACTCGTCTGGAGATCATGGAAATCAAGAGCCTTGGGTATTTGGCGAAGAAATTACAGATATCGTTCGTAAATTTATTGAAATAAGATATCAGCTATTACCCTATTTATATACCGCTTTTTGGAAACATATAACAAAAGGAACTCCTATCTTAAAATCATTAGTATTATTCGATCAAGAAGATCACGGAACACATTATAGAAGTGATGAGTTTGTGTACGGAGATAAAATTTTAGTTTGCCCAATATTAGAACCAAATGCTAAAGGAAGAAGAATGTATGTACCAAGAGGGAAATGGTATAATTTCTGGACTGACGAACTTGTAGAAGGAGGAAGAGAAATGTGGGTAGATGCAGATATAGATAGCGTACCTTTCTTTATCAAAGAAGGAGCCGTTATACCGAAATATCCTATCCAACAATATGTCGGAGAAAAGAAAATGGATGATATTACTTTGGATGTTTATTATAAAAACGGTAAAGAAAAATCTGAACTTTTTGATGATGCACATGATGGTTATGATTATAAGAAAGGCAGATATAGTTTACGTACTTTTAAATTAACTGGCAAAAAGGATGAATTTATTTTACAACAACACAAAGAAGGCGTCTTTGATGCACAATACAAGAAGTTTAATATTGTATTCCATAATTTGCCATTTACAATTACTTCAATACAAATAGATAATGTAGAAATTTCTTTAGATAATTTTAAAACTGGTAAAAACCAATCCATATCAATAGAGAAAGAGTTTACAGAATTACATTTATTTGGAAAATAG
- the glgB gene encoding 1,4-alpha-glucan branching protein GlgB: MAQTKIHSLFTEFDIHLFQAGKHYRLYEKFGSHITTVDGIKGTYFAVWAPSAKSVAVIGDFNFWLEGEHHLNVRWDGSGIWEGFIPEVSKGSIYKYKIRSSNNDITTEKADPFARRCEHPPKTASVVWEDEYAWKDKKWMKNRKKNNALDAPFSVYEVHLGSWKKQIEENRFLSYRELAEELVDYVEEMNFTHVEFMPIMEYPYDPSWGYQLTGYFAPTSRFGYPDEFKYLVDKFHEKGIGVLLDWVPSHFPSDDHGLGFFDGSHLYEHPDRRKGYHQDWKSLIFNYGRNEIKAFLISNAIFWLDQYHADGLRVDAVASMLFLDYSREEGQWEPNEFGGRENLDAINFIKEMNAAVYEAFPDVQTIAEESTSFPQVSRPIYDGGLGFGMKWMMGWMHDTLDYFAKEPVYRKHHQNDLTFSLNYAFTENFMLPLSHDEVVYGKKSIVDKMPGDEWQKFGNLRLLYGFMYTHPGAKLLFQGGEFGQTSEWNFNGSLDWHLLNFDVHKGAQNLVKDLNKLYKKEPALHQKQFSPEGFEWIDHGDHENSVMSYLRKGINEKDNIIVVLNLTPVPREHYRIGLPKAGALTAIFNSDAIKYNGSGKFKNKKITSDQKVWNARENSIELNLPPLGMMVYKYK, translated from the coding sequence ATGGCACAAACAAAAATACACAGTCTTTTTACAGAATTTGATATCCATCTTTTTCAGGCAGGAAAACACTATCGTCTCTACGAAAAATTTGGATCACATATTACAACCGTAGATGGTATAAAAGGAACTTACTTTGCCGTTTGGGCTCCAAGTGCAAAATCTGTTGCTGTAATTGGGGATTTTAATTTTTGGTTGGAAGGAGAGCATCACTTAAATGTACGTTGGGACGGAAGCGGAATTTGGGAAGGTTTTATTCCTGAAGTTAGCAAAGGAAGTATTTATAAGTATAAAATTAGAAGTTCTAATAACGATATAACTACAGAGAAAGCTGATCCTTTTGCAAGGAGATGCGAGCACCCGCCAAAAACGGCATCGGTTGTTTGGGAAGATGAATATGCTTGGAAAGATAAAAAATGGATGAAAAACAGAAAAAAGAACAATGCATTAGATGCTCCCTTTTCTGTTTATGAAGTCCATTTAGGTTCTTGGAAAAAACAAATTGAAGAAAATCGCTTTTTAAGTTATAGAGAATTAGCAGAAGAATTAGTTGATTATGTTGAAGAAATGAATTTTACACATGTAGAATTTATGCCAATCATGGAATATCCGTATGATCCAAGTTGGGGATATCAATTAACAGGATATTTTGCTCCGACATCACGTTTTGGTTATCCAGATGAATTTAAATATTTAGTAGATAAATTCCACGAAAAAGGAATTGGAGTGCTGTTAGATTGGGTTCCTTCGCATTTTCCTTCAGATGATCATGGTTTAGGTTTCTTCGATGGTTCGCATTTATATGAACACCCAGATAGAAGAAAAGGGTATCACCAAGATTGGAAGAGTTTAATTTTTAATTATGGAAGAAACGAGATAAAAGCATTTTTAATTAGTAATGCAATTTTTTGGCTAGACCAATATCATGCAGATGGTTTAAGAGTTGATGCCGTAGCTTCTATGTTGTTTCTTGATTATTCTAGAGAAGAAGGGCAATGGGAACCAAATGAATTTGGCGGAAGAGAAAACTTAGATGCCATTAATTTTATTAAAGAAATGAACGCGGCTGTTTATGAAGCTTTTCCAGATGTTCAAACTATTGCGGAAGAATCTACCTCTTTTCCTCAAGTATCTCGACCAATTTACGATGGTGGTTTAGGTTTTGGTATGAAATGGATGATGGGTTGGATGCATGATACTTTAGATTATTTTGCTAAAGAGCCTGTTTATAGAAAACATCATCAAAATGATTTAACCTTTAGTTTAAATTATGCATTCACAGAAAATTTTATGCTACCTCTTTCTCATGACGAAGTTGTGTATGGTAAAAAATCAATCGTAGATAAAATGCCTGGTGATGAATGGCAAAAATTTGGAAACTTACGTTTACTTTATGGCTTCATGTATACACATCCAGGAGCAAAATTATTATTTCAAGGTGGTGAATTTGGACAAACAAGTGAATGGAATTTTAATGGAAGTTTAGATTGGCATTTGTTAAATTTCGATGTACATAAAGGAGCACAAAATTTAGTAAAAGATCTAAATAAATTATACAAAAAAGAACCCGCTTTGCATCAAAAGCAATTTTCACCAGAAGGATTTGAATGGATCGATCACGGAGATCATGAAAACTCAGTAATGTCTTATCTTAGAAAAGGTATAAATGAAAAAGATAATATAATTGTTGTTTTAAACCTTACTCCTGTTCCGAGAGAACATTATAGAATAGGTTTACCAAAAGCTGGTGCATTAACAGCCATTTTTAATAGTGATGCTATAAAATATAACGGATCAGGAAAATTTAAAAACAAAAAAATAACTTCAGATCAAAAAGTATGGAATGCTAGAGAGAATTCTATCGAACTAAATTTACCCCCATTAGGTATGATGGTCTACAAATACAAATAA
- a CDS encoding AIR synthase related protein, with product MSQEVSKRYAQRGVSASKEDVHNAIKNIDKGLFPKAFCKIVPDYLTNDDDFCLIMHADGAGTKSSLAYMYWKETGDISVWKGIAQDALIMNIDDLLCVGATDNIMLSSTIGRNKSKIPGEVLSAIINGTEELIEDLKGFGVTIHSTGGETADVGDLVRTIIVDSTVTARMKRIDVIDNANIKAGDVIVGLESFGQASYETEYNGGMGSNGLTSARHDVFHNYLANKYPESFDAAVPADLVYSGNIKLTDKVENSSIDAGKLVLSPTRTYAPIIKEILSKFNAETVHGMIHCSGGAQTKILHFIDNLHIVKDNMFPIPPLFKLIQDQSKTDWKEMYQVFNCGHRMEIYVSPKIADAIINISKSFNVDAKIVGRVESSPSKKLTITSEFGVFEY from the coding sequence ATGAGTCAAGAAGTTTCTAAACGTTACGCGCAAAGAGGTGTCTCTGCATCAAAAGAAGATGTACACAATGCAATAAAGAATATAGACAAAGGTTTATTTCCAAAAGCATTTTGTAAGATCGTGCCCGATTACTTAACAAATGATGATGATTTTTGTTTAATAATGCATGCAGACGGGGCAGGAACAAAGTCCTCTTTAGCTTATATGTATTGGAAAGAAACTGGAGATATTTCTGTTTGGAAAGGCATCGCACAAGACGCATTAATCATGAATATTGATGATTTATTGTGTGTGGGTGCAACGGATAATATAATGTTATCATCTACTATCGGTAGAAATAAAAGTAAGATTCCTGGAGAGGTTTTATCAGCAATTATAAACGGAACAGAAGAATTAATAGAAGACTTGAAAGGTTTTGGAGTGACGATTCATTCTACTGGGGGAGAAACTGCAGATGTTGGTGATTTAGTGCGTACAATTATTGTAGATTCTACCGTAACTGCAAGAATGAAGCGTATTGATGTTATTGATAACGCAAACATAAAGGCAGGTGATGTAATTGTTGGTTTAGAGTCTTTTGGGCAAGCGAGTTATGAAACTGAGTATAATGGAGGAATGGGCTCTAACGGATTAACATCGGCAAGACATGATGTTTTTCATAACTACTTAGCAAATAAATATCCAGAAAGTTTTGATGCTGCTGTTCCTGCTGATTTAGTGTATTCAGGAAATATAAAATTGACGGATAAAGTTGAAAATTCTTCTATTGATGCCGGTAAATTGGTTTTATCTCCAACAAGAACGTATGCGCCGATTATAAAAGAAATTTTATCAAAATTCAATGCTGAAACTGTTCATGGGATGATTCATTGTTCTGGAGGTGCTCAGACAAAAATCTTACATTTTATAGATAATTTACACATTGTAAAAGACAATATGTTTCCAATTCCACCTTTATTTAAATTGATTCAAGATCAATCTAAAACAGATTGGAAAGAAATGTATCAAGTGTTTAACTGTGGACATAGAATGGAAATCTATGTTTCTCCGAAAATTGCAGACGCCATTATTAATATTTCTAAATCTTTTAATGTTGATGCAAAAATAGTTGGGCGTGTAGAAAGTTCACCTTCTAAAAAATTGACGATTACAAGTGAGTTTGGAGTTTTTGAATATTAG